The genome window GACTAATAAGCCATAAAAAGCCCGCCTTGCGGGCTTTTTTATTTTACGCCCCTACTAGTTTACGTAATAATCTGCCCTTTAGTTTCTAGGATCCAACATCATGCCTTGGTTACAAATTAAGCTCGAAATCAACCCTGATTCAGCAGAACGTTATGAAGATATATTGCTGGAAGCCGGTTGTGCAGCGGTCACCTACCAAGACAGTGAAGACCAGCCTATTTTCGAACCCGACTTAGGAACGACGCCTTTATGGCAACGCACCACCATCTCAGGATTATTTGATACTGATTATGATATGGCTGCCACCGAAGCGTTTATTCGAGAAGCCCACTCAACGATTTTCAAGAACAGCGATTTCCCAACCTTTAGCGCAGAGATCTTAGAGGACAAGGATTGGGAACGCGAGTGGATGAAAAATTACCATCCAATGCAATTTGGTCAACGACTGTGGATCTGCCCAAGCTGGCGAGAAGCTCCAGACCCAAACGCCGTTAACCTTATGCTAGATCCGGGTCTTGCCTTTGGTACCGGGACTCACCCCACAACCGCGTTATGCTTAGAGTGGCTAGATGCTCAAACGCTTGAAGGCAAAAAAGTAACAGATTACGGCTGTGGCTCTGGTATTTTGGGTATTGCCGCCCTTTTATTAGGGGCAGACCATGTCATCGCTGTTGATATTGATATTCAGGCTATCCAAGCTACACGCGACAATCTCGGCCGCAATAAACTCAGTGATGACCGCTTAGACGCCTACTTACCCGAATCTGCCCCACAAGCAACAACCGATGTCCTGGTTGCTAATATTCTTGCGGGTCCATTGGTAGAGTTGGCCCCTACCCTAGCCGAACGAGTCAAACCGGGTGGCCTATTAGCGTTATCTGGATTACTTATCCATCAAGCGGACGAAATAATCCAAGCCTACAGCCCTTGGTTTGATCTTGACCCTGTTGCAGAACGAGAAGAATGGATCAGGGTAACTGGCGTTAAACGATGAGCGAAGCTTCTTTCATCACAAGCTGCCCTGAATGCAAAACGCGCTTTAGTGTTAATGCAGGGCAGCTCAAGATTGCCGCTGGAAAAGTACGCTGCGGTGTTTGCTTACAAGTTTTTGAAGCTAAGCCTGCCATATCGCCAGAGCGCAAAAGCTCGACAGCCAAGCCTATGGCGCCGGCATCGTCAGCGAAACCAGCTCGTAGCCCCTCTCAAAGCCAGCCGCTTACCGCTAGTAGGGATGACGCCTTTAACCGCCACTCTCCTTCGCTGAACACAGCCTCCAAGCCAAAGCTATATATTCCTGTTGAAAAAATAAGTGTTTCAACCAGCCCTGTTCCTAGCAACAAAATATCCTTACCCAACTCCATAGCTGCTGGGTTTTCATTAGTGCTGATTGTGTTATTGCTATTTCAGGTTGCTTGGTTCAAACGCACTGACTGGCTCAATAACCCCACACTTCGCCCTTTGTACGCGCCTTTTTATGAGTTAGTAGAAGTTCCTATGCCCCCTAGGGCGGCTCCAAACCTGATACGCGCTTATCAGCTCACTTTACAGCCTCATGAACAGCACCAAGAAGCTCTGCGTATCTCACTGCTTTTAGAGAACAATGCATCATTTGCGCAACCGTTTCCTAGCATGCAACTAGAATTTATGGATGTAAAAGGCCGACTTATTGCACAACGCCTTTTTACGGCCACGGAGTATATCAACGCACAATTATTTCCAGAGCAGCTCATTCCAACACATCAACCTATTCAGATTCAGCTTGACATTCTCAACCCAGGCCGACGAGCTGTCAGTTATCAGGTAAAGCTAATTCCAGATAGCAAAAATGGTTAAAAAATCATCAAAACGGCTTGGAGCCATTCGCGCTTGCGGGTATGATTACGCCCTCCCTGATTCCATGCCACGTCCTCCTTTTTATTAACGAGGAGTGGGTAATTCATTTCTGACGTTTGAAGGTTGCTATGTTCCGGATCGGCCCCTACAGCATAGATAGTCAGGTTATCCTAGCCCCCATGGCAGGAGTAACCGATCAGCCTTTCAGAAACCTGTGCCGTCGCCTTGGTGCTGGCTTGGTCGTTTCAGAGATGGTGACTGCAGACAGCCGTTTATGGAACAGTCGCAAATCAACACTGCGAATGAATCATACCGGCGAGCCTGAACCGAGATCGGTTCAAATAGCGGGTGGTGATGCCGATATGCTGGCGCACGCGGCTCGCTTAAACGCAGAGCGCGGTGCTCAAATTATCGATATCAATATGGGCTGCCCGGCTAAAAAGGTTTGCAACAAAGCCGCAGGTTCTGCTTTATTGAAAGATGAGGCACTCGTTCAGTCTATATTGACGGCTGTCGTATCCGCGGTTGACATACCGGTCACTCTAAAAATTCGTACGGGCTGGTCCACAGACAACCGCAACGCCTTAACGATTGCGCGAATGGCTGAGGATGCCGGCATCCAAGCGTTAGCGGTCCATGGGCGTACGCGTGCATGCGGCTACAAAGGGGATGCTGAGTACGACACCATAGCGGCTATACGGGATGTTATATCCATACCATTATTTGCTAATGGCGATATCACTACCCCTGAAAAGGCCTATCAAGTACTGCAACATACAGGCGCTGATGCCGTCATGGTAGGTCGAGGTGCGCAGGGTAACCCATGGATTTTCAGAGAGATAGATCATTACTTACGCCATCATGAGCATCTGGACCGGCCTACTAAAGCCGAGATCAAA of Neptunomonas phycophila contains these proteins:
- the dusB gene encoding tRNA dihydrouridine synthase DusB, with the translated sequence MFRIGPYSIDSQVILAPMAGVTDQPFRNLCRRLGAGLVVSEMVTADSRLWNSRKSTLRMNHTGEPEPRSVQIAGGDADMLAHAARLNAERGAQIIDINMGCPAKKVCNKAAGSALLKDEALVQSILTAVVSAVDIPVTLKIRTGWSTDNRNALTIARMAEDAGIQALAVHGRTRACGYKGDAEYDTIAAIRDVISIPLFANGDITTPEKAYQVLQHTGADAVMVGRGAQGNPWIFREIDHYLRHHEHLDRPTKAEIKAVLLDHLDALHVFYGDVMGPRIARKHVGWYLKDQPNSVSFRAHFNQLETASEQVTALGHYFDDATTDFAAA
- a CDS encoding DUF3426 domain-containing protein; its protein translation is MSEASFITSCPECKTRFSVNAGQLKIAAGKVRCGVCLQVFEAKPAISPERKSSTAKPMAPASSAKPARSPSQSQPLTASRDDAFNRHSPSLNTASKPKLYIPVEKISVSTSPVPSNKISLPNSIAAGFSLVLIVLLLFQVAWFKRTDWLNNPTLRPLYAPFYELVEVPMPPRAAPNLIRAYQLTLQPHEQHQEALRISLLLENNASFAQPFPSMQLEFMDVKGRLIAQRLFTATEYINAQLFPEQLIPTHQPIQIQLDILNPGRRAVSYQVKLIPDSKNG
- the prmA gene encoding 50S ribosomal protein L11 methyltransferase, yielding MPWLQIKLEINPDSAERYEDILLEAGCAAVTYQDSEDQPIFEPDLGTTPLWQRTTISGLFDTDYDMAATEAFIREAHSTIFKNSDFPTFSAEILEDKDWEREWMKNYHPMQFGQRLWICPSWREAPDPNAVNLMLDPGLAFGTGTHPTTALCLEWLDAQTLEGKKVTDYGCGSGILGIAALLLGADHVIAVDIDIQAIQATRDNLGRNKLSDDRLDAYLPESAPQATTDVLVANILAGPLVELAPTLAERVKPGGLLALSGLLIHQADEIIQAYSPWFDLDPVAEREEWIRVTGVKR